In Pseudomonas fluorescens NCIMB 11764, a single window of DNA contains:
- a CDS encoding adenosylcobinamide-GDP ribazoletransferase, translating into MLPFWIALQFLSSLPIRLPGMPAPEELGRSLLFYPLVGLLFGAILWALNWLLLGTPLILHAALLLTVWVLLSGALHLDGLADSADAWLGGFGDRERTLTIMKDPRSGPIAVVTLVLVLLLKFAALLALIEQQHSVFLIVVPLIGRAALLGLFLTTPYVRAGGLGQALADHLPRLAGKWVLAVSALACVLIAGLGGVLALVIALLVFFWLRQVMLRRLAGTTGDTAGALLELLEMTVIVGLALVL; encoded by the coding sequence ATGTTGCCGTTCTGGATCGCCCTGCAATTTTTGAGCAGTCTGCCGATTCGTCTGCCGGGCATGCCGGCGCCCGAGGAGTTGGGGCGCTCCCTGCTGTTTTATCCGTTGGTGGGGCTGCTGTTTGGCGCGATCTTGTGGGCGCTGAATTGGCTGTTGCTCGGCACGCCTTTGATACTGCACGCAGCGCTGTTGCTGACGGTTTGGGTGTTGCTCAGCGGAGCGTTGCACCTCGACGGTCTGGCCGATAGCGCCGACGCCTGGCTCGGTGGATTCGGCGACCGTGAACGCACGCTGACGATCATGAAAGACCCGCGCAGCGGTCCAATCGCGGTGGTGACGCTGGTGCTGGTGTTGCTGCTCAAGTTCGCTGCGCTGCTGGCATTGATCGAGCAACAACACAGCGTTTTCCTGATCGTCGTTCCGTTGATTGGCCGTGCCGCGTTGCTGGGGTTGTTCCTGACCACGCCCTATGTGCGGGCCGGTGGTTTGGGGCAGGCACTGGCCGATCATCTTCCGCGATTGGCGGGCAAGTGGGTGCTGGCGGTCAGTGCGTTGGCGTGTGTGCTGATTGCAGGTCTCGGCGGTGTTTTGGCGTTGGTAATCGCTTTACTGGTCTTCTTTTGGTTGCGACAGGTGATGCTGCGGCGACTGGCCGGGACCACGGGCGATACGGCCGGTGCATTGCTAGAGTTGCTGGAAATGACGGTGATCGTAGGGCTTGCATTAGTTTTGTAG
- a CDS encoding MFS transporter: MTSMWRTCGWVLVGSALILALSLGVRHGFGLFLAPMSAEFGWGRETFAFAIALQNLIWGLAQPFTGALADRFGAAKVVLIGGVLYAMGLLFMGLSDSAVTLSLSAGLLIGIGLSGTSFSVILGVVGRVVPPEKRSMGMGIASAAGSFGQFAMVPGTLGLIGWLGWSAALLALGLLVALIVPLVSMLKDKPLPVFGHEQTLSEALREACSHSGFWLLSFGFFVCGFQVVFIGVHLPAYLVDQHLPATVGTTVLALIGLFNIFGTYTAGWLGGRMSKPRLLTGLYLLRAVVIVLFLWAPVTTTTAYLFGMAMGFLWLSTVPLTNGTVATLFGVRNLSMLGGIVFLFHQLGSFLGGWLGGVVYDRTGSYDLIWQVAILLSLLAAALNWPVRERPVARLQTRMSAT, from the coding sequence ATGACATCGATGTGGCGTACTTGCGGTTGGGTTTTAGTGGGGAGTGCGCTGATCCTTGCGTTGTCTCTGGGCGTGCGACACGGCTTCGGGTTGTTCCTGGCGCCGATGAGTGCCGAATTTGGCTGGGGGCGTGAGACGTTTGCCTTTGCCATCGCCCTGCAAAACCTGATCTGGGGGCTGGCGCAGCCCTTCACCGGTGCGCTGGCCGACCGCTTCGGCGCGGCGAAAGTGGTGCTGATCGGCGGCGTGCTCTACGCGATGGGCCTGCTGTTCATGGGGTTGTCCGATTCGGCGGTCACCCTGTCGTTGAGCGCGGGCCTGTTGATCGGTATCGGGCTGTCGGGCACCTCATTTTCGGTGATCCTGGGCGTGGTTGGCCGCGTGGTACCCCCAGAGAAACGTAGCATGGGCATGGGCATCGCCAGCGCAGCCGGCTCTTTTGGCCAGTTCGCGATGGTGCCTGGCACGCTGGGTTTGATCGGTTGGCTCGGCTGGTCGGCGGCATTGCTGGCGCTGGGCCTGCTGGTCGCGCTGATCGTGCCGCTGGTGAGTATGCTCAAGGACAAGCCGTTGCCAGTTTTCGGTCATGAACAGACCCTCTCCGAAGCCTTGCGTGAAGCCTGTTCCCATTCGGGCTTCTGGCTGCTGTCGTTCGGCTTTTTTGTCTGCGGTTTCCAGGTCGTGTTCATCGGCGTGCACTTGCCGGCGTATCTGGTGGATCAGCATTTGCCCGCCACGGTCGGCACGACGGTGCTGGCGCTGATCGGCTTGTTTAACATCTTCGGTACTTACACGGCGGGCTGGCTCGGCGGGCGGATGTCCAAGCCGCGTTTGCTCACCGGCCTGTATTTACTGCGGGCCGTGGTCATTGTCCTGTTTCTGTGGGCGCCGGTGACGACGACCACGGCGTATCTGTTTGGCATGGCCATGGGCTTCCTGTGGCTGTCGACGGTGCCATTGACCAACGGCACCGTGGCGACCTTGTTTGGCGTGCGAAATCTGTCCATGCTCGGTGGGATTGTTTTCCTGTTCCACCAGCTCGGATCATTCCTGGGTGGCTGGTTGGGCGGGGTGGTGTATGACCGGACCGGGAGCTATGACTTGATCTGGCAGGTAGCGATTCTCTTGAGTCTGTTGGCGGCTGCCCTGAACTGGCCGGTGCGTGAGCGGCCGGTGGCGCGCCTGCAAACCCGGATGAGTGCGACATGA
- the cobC gene encoding alpha-ribazole phosphatase family protein, protein MTLRLDLLRHGETELGGGLRGSLDDALTDTGWAQMRAAVVEQGPWDRLVSSPLQRCARFAQELGAQLGLPVQLDKDLQELHFGAWEGQSALALMQTDAEALGLFWADPYSFTPPQGERVEDFSTRVLAAVARLHAAYAGERVLLISHGGVMRLLLAQARGLPREQLLNVEVGHGALFSLSIETGVILKEAI, encoded by the coding sequence ATGACTTTGCGCCTTGATCTGTTGCGCCACGGCGAAACCGAACTCGGTGGCGGCCTGCGCGGCAGCCTCGACGACGCGTTGACCGACACAGGTTGGGCGCAGATGCGCGCGGCGGTGGTCGAGCAGGGGCCTTGGGATCGTCTGGTCAGTTCGCCGTTGCAACGTTGTGCGCGGTTCGCGCAAGAGCTCGGGGCGCAACTGGGCTTGCCCGTGCAGCTGGATAAGGATCTGCAGGAACTGCATTTCGGTGCGTGGGAAGGGCAGAGCGCGTTGGCGTTGATGCAAACCGATGCCGAAGCGCTGGGCCTGTTCTGGGCTGACCCTTATTCGTTTACGCCACCTCAAGGGGAGCGGGTCGAGGATTTTTCGACGCGGGTATTGGCGGCTGTCGCCCGGTTGCATGCGGCGTATGCGGGCGAACGTGTTTTGCTGATCAGCCATGGCGGCGTCATGCGTTTGTTGCTGGCGCAGGCGCGGGGCTTGCCACGTGAGCAGTTGCTGAACGTTGAAGTCGGCCATGGTGCGCTGTTTTCTCTGAGCATCGAGACTGGCGTCATCCTCAAGGAAGCGATCTGA
- a CDS encoding MarR family winged helix-turn-helix transcriptional regulator — translation MLESQCLCINLRRAARGVSRHYDGALDGFGINVAQYSLLCNLQRLNEPSISVLAEAMGLDRSTLGRNLRVLEGEGLVRLVEGEDMRNRIVKLTEAGAERLTAALPAWEAAQQRLVDRLGAEKREILLKLLDELA, via the coding sequence ATGCTCGAATCCCAATGTTTATGCATCAACCTGCGTCGCGCCGCCCGTGGCGTCAGCAGGCATTACGACGGCGCTCTCGACGGCTTCGGAATCAACGTTGCCCAGTATTCTTTGCTGTGCAATCTGCAGCGTCTGAATGAACCGAGTATTTCCGTCCTGGCGGAGGCCATGGGCCTGGACCGCAGTACCCTCGGTCGTAATCTGCGAGTGCTGGAGGGCGAAGGCCTGGTCAGGCTGGTCGAGGGCGAAGACATGCGCAATCGCATCGTCAAGCTGACCGAGGCTGGCGCTGAGCGTTTGACCGCGGCGTTGCCAGCCTGGGAGGCGGCGCAGCAGCGACTGGTTGATCGACTGGGTGCCGAAAAACGCGAAATTTTGCTGAAGTTGCTGGACGAACTGGCGTGA
- a CDS encoding glutathione peroxidase, translating to MLMRWLAVPALLVAFTGLSQATECPELLQGSLPKLRAKESIDLCQRFAGKPLVVVNTASFCGFAPQFKSLEALNQRYKGQGLEVIGVPSNDFKQESKDGEETAKVCYVNYGVTFTMTEPQKVRGDDATHLFRVLAAQSDAPKWNFYKYVVDRKGKVIANFSSLTKPDDPEFIEAVEKALASQP from the coding sequence ATGCTGATGCGCTGGCTGGCCGTTCCCGCGTTACTGGTGGCGTTTACCGGATTGTCACAAGCCACCGAGTGCCCGGAGCTGTTGCAAGGCTCGTTGCCCAAGCTGCGCGCCAAGGAATCCATCGACCTGTGTCAGCGCTTTGCCGGTAAACCGCTGGTGGTGGTCAATACCGCCAGCTTTTGCGGTTTCGCCCCCCAGTTCAAAAGCCTTGAGGCGCTGAACCAGCGTTACAAGGGCCAGGGCCTGGAGGTAATCGGTGTGCCTTCCAACGACTTCAAGCAGGAGTCCAAGGACGGCGAAGAGACCGCCAAGGTGTGCTACGTCAATTACGGTGTGACCTTCACCATGACCGAACCGCAGAAAGTCCGCGGTGACGACGCGACCCACCTGTTCCGGGTGCTCGCTGCGCAGAGTGATGCGCCGAAGTGGAACTTCTACAAATACGTGGTCGATCGCAAGGGCAAAGTGATCGCCAATTTTTCCAGCCTGACCAAGCCTGATGACCCCGAGTTTATCGAGGCGGTGGAGAAAGCACTGGCCTCGCAGCCCTGA
- the cobT gene encoding nicotinate-nucleotide--dimethylbenzimidazole phosphoribosyltransferase: protein MTQTWWLNPCKPVDAQAVEQAQARQQQLTKPAGSLGRLESVAVQLAGLQGQVKPSLDQLWIAIFAGDHGVVAEGVSAFPQEVTGQMLHNFVSGGAAISVLARQLGASLEVVDLGTVTPSLNLPGVRHLNIGAGTANFVEGPAMTQAQGSLALQAGRDSVQRASAAGTQLFIGGEMGIGNTTAASALACALLDCPVLHLTGPGTGLSAAGVSLKAQVIERALALHRAQRDDALQTLFSLGGFEIGALVGAYLACAQEGIAVLVDGFICSVAALVAVRLNPDCRPWLLFGHRGAEPGHRHVLETLNAEPLLDLGLRLGEGSGAALAVPLLRLACDLHGQMATFAEAAVADRPA from the coding sequence ATGACTCAAACCTGGTGGCTGAACCCGTGCAAGCCGGTTGACGCTCAAGCCGTCGAACAGGCTCAGGCACGGCAACAGCAGCTGACCAAGCCCGCCGGCTCTCTTGGGCGGCTCGAGTCGGTAGCGGTGCAATTGGCCGGGTTGCAGGGGCAGGTCAAACCGAGCCTGGATCAGTTGTGGATTGCGATTTTTGCCGGTGACCATGGCGTGGTCGCCGAAGGCGTGTCGGCGTTTCCCCAGGAAGTCACCGGGCAGATGCTGCACAACTTCGTCAGCGGTGGCGCGGCGATCAGTGTGCTGGCGCGCCAGCTCGGCGCTTCCCTCGAAGTGGTCGACCTCGGGACCGTGACGCCATCGTTGAATCTGCCGGGCGTGCGGCACTTGAACATCGGCGCAGGCACCGCGAATTTTGTTGAAGGTCCCGCCATGACTCAAGCGCAGGGCTCGCTCGCCTTGCAGGCCGGTCGTGACAGTGTGCAGCGTGCCAGCGCCGCCGGTACGCAGTTGTTCATCGGTGGCGAAATGGGCATCGGCAATACCACGGCGGCCAGCGCGTTGGCTTGTGCGTTGCTGGATTGCCCGGTGCTGCACTTGACCGGGCCGGGCACCGGCCTGAGCGCGGCGGGTGTCAGCCTCAAGGCCCAGGTCATCGAACGCGCTTTGGCTTTGCACCGCGCTCAGCGTGACGACGCGCTGCAAACCCTGTTCAGCCTCGGCGGTTTCGAAATTGGAGCGTTGGTCGGCGCGTACCTGGCGTGTGCCCAGGAAGGCATCGCAGTGCTGGTCGACGGGTTCATTTGCAGCGTTGCCGCGTTGGTGGCGGTGCGCCTGAATCCTGACTGCCGCCCGTGGCTGTTGTTCGGTCATCGCGGCGCCGAGCCGGGTCATCGTCATGTGCTGGAAACCTTGAACGCCGAACCGTTGCTCGATCTCGGCCTGCGTCTGGGTGAAGGCAGCGGCGCTGCGTTGGCCGTGCCGCTGCTGCGCCTGGCGTGCGACCTTCACGGACAAATGGCGACGTTCGCCGAAGCGGCCGTGGCGGATCGTCCGGCATGA